CGTGGGAATTATGCACACCCCTTAAATAATTAATTATACGCGACTATTTTTGTCGTTTCATATAATGAGGCTTTTTAAGAGGGGCTAATTTTGGCAGATCTATCATCTCAACATGGCCTGTTGTAAGACTATATTCTCCTGCAGCAATCTTTAGTCTGCCTTCAGAGACAAGATGATTGATGACCTTGCTACTCATTACATCTTTATATACATTCTTTATATTTTCCTTGATAGCTGCTTCAATGATTTCATCCTCGCTTCCACCCTTTTCCTTTGCTGCCATAACAGCGGGCATAATCTTTTGCGCCAAAGCACAAGCTTCTCCTTCTAACTCAAGCGTTGCTTTAACCGCACCACATTGTGAATGACCGAGTATTAACAAAAGGGGTACATCGAGGTGTTCTGCAGCATATTCAATGCTTCTTATGATTACTGGGTCAGCAATATTTCCTGCAACCCTTACGACAA
Above is a window of bacterium DNA encoding:
- a CDS encoding carbonic anhydrase, yielding MNRLRSFIALFAMVVFSALVFAETEKGDLSLTRLMNGNKRFVSGIISQKDLSDAKRKELSKGQKPFAIVLTCSDSRVSPEIIFDQGLGTIFVVRVAGNIADPVIIRSIEYAAEHLDVPLLLILGHSQCGAVKATLELEGEACALAQKIMPAVMAAKEKGGSEDEIIEAAIKENIKNVYKDVMSSKVINHLVSEGRLKIAAGEYSLTTGHVEMIDLPKLAPLKKPHYMKRQK